One Luteolibacter flavescens genomic region harbors:
- a CDS encoding transporter, translating into MTNSFTRTLSLIAISTPLAAVELRPLSTDRPDTTESPYTVDAGHFQFEMEVAAWTREGSADSVSLGELNAKFGLNTSTDLQVVISYFTHEDSGAEGFGDIQVRLKHNLWGNDEGSTALAVMPYLKLPTANSDLGNGKLEGGIIVPFAFDGPGEWGCAVMTQLDIAEDSDGSGYHAVSVNSVTASHAITENAAVFFELVGIFSADSDDHTEAYFNTGCTYALDATTQLDGGVRLGLTDASADVTPFLGLSKKF; encoded by the coding sequence ATGACTAATTCATTCACACGGACGCTGTCCCTGATCGCCATCTCAACCCCTCTCGCCGCAGTGGAACTCCGACCGCTCAGCACGGATCGGCCCGACACCACGGAGAGCCCCTACACGGTCGATGCGGGACACTTCCAATTCGAAATGGAGGTCGCGGCCTGGACCCGCGAAGGCTCCGCCGACAGCGTTTCACTCGGCGAGCTGAACGCGAAATTCGGCCTGAACACCTCGACCGACCTGCAGGTGGTGATTTCCTATTTCACCCATGAAGACAGTGGCGCAGAAGGCTTCGGCGACATCCAAGTCCGCCTGAAACACAATCTTTGGGGCAATGATGAAGGCTCCACCGCCTTGGCCGTGATGCCCTATCTGAAGCTGCCTACCGCGAACAGCGACCTCGGAAATGGCAAGCTGGAAGGCGGCATCATCGTTCCCTTCGCCTTCGACGGCCCGGGCGAATGGGGCTGCGCCGTCATGACCCAGCTCGATATCGCCGAGGACTCGGACGGCAGCGGCTATCACGCGGTCTCCGTCAATTCCGTCACCGCCAGCCACGCGATCACCGAGAATGCGGCCGTTTTCTTCGAACTGGTCGGAATTTTCAGCGCGGACTCCGACGATCACACCGAGGCGTATTTCAATACCGGCTGCACCTACGCGCTGGACGCGACCACCCAGCTCGACGGCGGCGTGAGACTCGGCCTCACCGATGCTTCGGCGGACGTGACCCCTTTCCTCGGCCTGAGCAAAAAGTTTTAA
- a CDS encoding PVC-type heme-binding CxxCH protein: MRAACFSVLPLVVPLIAAPESYPCQNGLVRTLVAREPMFTNPVSVAVDTDGTIYVTETTRRKQADLDIREVMWWVTDDLSHTSVEEKRDFFRKNITSERFRNHPSLKDHDGNGRIDWRDLTVHTEKIHRLVDTDGDGMADRHTLFAEGFNTEVTGIAAGVFAHRGDVYATIAPDVWKLRDTDGDGKADERQSIAHGFGVHINYAGHDMHGLTLGPDGKLYWTIGDKGLNVESGGKRWAYPHEGAVLRCNPDGSDFEVFAHGLRNVQEIAFDEYGYLFGVDNDSDQKGEKERLVYIPERSDHGWRCYYQYRSGKYNPWMDEHIAFPDGEGRPASIIPPLALYLDGPSGFAYNPGTALNERYRGHFFLTQFPAGKINAFQLEADGASFKMKGDHLMASGTAFTGCNFGPDGALYVADWQGGYPLKEKGAVWKIDDPKEAGSAMRKEVAAMLKEGPSNTPDEALAIRLGHADQRVRLDAQWELATRKKWQILKEVAASKNAPQLARIHALWGLSQGEQFDEKLFSTLAEDQDPELRAQAAKWAGETTQSLPSSFTALLADDSARVRFQAAMAVGKSGDKAHLDPVIAMLEANDNKDPFLRHAGAFALKRSITSESIATASDHQSPAVRLAVVVAARAALSDTFSGIDFKKPDEVMHQEAKAVIMAGSTVLNHLLEDTDSAVVSEAAWALYDVRPPAGYCINLAKLLEKKPAASEPTLRRSIAANRRSGSLLPLATFAMDPAQPEALRIAALEALASAKSAEPLDLVDGRHAPLDPLDVSPELASKLAKILSPLAAEARLSSAANSALEALGVKRDAASLTKRALDSSLAADLRIAALRQLKESGDAKWSDTALALLTQDSPALRSAAAGLLEKQHTKELAGYLESKGLGSTDTSERQAAVRLLRTNKSEATRRLLDEEVARFTRGEFDPSALLELDEAYRVHHTEDPDFILRSLAERGPLGKWSYALAGGNTAAGKKVFEENLSANCTACHRIGEQGSNVGPPLTKIGEKDRSYLLESLVHPQAKVASGYGMMSATKKDGTTVAGAFVEDKDGKLVLAQADGTKLEITLADIAAKTDPISTMPPMDAILKPTELRDLVEFLASLK, translated from the coding sequence ATGAGAGCCGCCTGTTTCTCGGTCCTGCCACTGGTCGTCCCGCTGATCGCGGCACCGGAGAGCTATCCTTGTCAGAATGGTCTCGTCCGCACTCTCGTCGCCCGCGAGCCCATGTTCACCAATCCCGTCTCCGTGGCAGTGGACACGGACGGCACGATCTACGTGACCGAAACCACACGGCGGAAGCAGGCGGACCTGGATATCCGCGAGGTGATGTGGTGGGTCACCGACGACCTATCCCACACGTCGGTCGAAGAGAAGCGGGACTTCTTCCGGAAGAACATCACCTCCGAGCGCTTCAGGAATCACCCGTCGTTGAAGGACCACGATGGAAACGGTCGGATCGATTGGCGGGACCTGACCGTTCATACGGAGAAGATCCATCGCCTGGTCGATACCGATGGGGATGGCATGGCAGATCGGCACACGCTATTCGCCGAGGGCTTCAATACCGAGGTCACGGGAATCGCCGCCGGGGTCTTCGCGCACCGCGGCGATGTCTATGCCACCATCGCGCCCGATGTATGGAAGCTCCGCGACACGGACGGCGACGGGAAAGCCGACGAACGCCAGTCCATCGCCCATGGCTTCGGCGTCCACATCAACTACGCCGGGCACGACATGCACGGGCTGACGCTCGGCCCGGATGGCAAGCTTTACTGGACCATCGGCGACAAGGGTCTAAACGTGGAAAGCGGCGGCAAACGCTGGGCCTATCCGCACGAGGGCGCCGTCCTGCGCTGCAATCCCGATGGCAGCGATTTCGAGGTATTTGCCCACGGTTTACGAAACGTGCAGGAGATCGCCTTCGATGAGTACGGCTACCTCTTCGGCGTCGATAATGACTCCGACCAAAAGGGCGAAAAGGAGCGCCTCGTTTACATCCCCGAGCGCTCGGATCACGGATGGCGCTGCTACTACCAGTATCGTAGTGGGAAATACAATCCATGGATGGACGAGCACATCGCCTTCCCCGACGGCGAAGGCAGGCCCGCATCGATCATCCCGCCGCTGGCGCTCTACCTCGATGGCCCCAGCGGTTTCGCTTACAATCCCGGCACCGCGTTGAATGAACGCTATCGCGGTCACTTCTTTCTCACGCAGTTTCCTGCGGGGAAGATCAATGCCTTCCAACTCGAAGCCGACGGTGCGTCGTTCAAGATGAAGGGCGACCACCTGATGGCGAGCGGTACGGCCTTCACCGGCTGCAATTTCGGCCCGGATGGCGCTCTCTACGTTGCCGACTGGCAAGGCGGCTACCCGCTGAAAGAAAAGGGAGCCGTCTGGAAAATCGATGATCCAAAGGAAGCAGGCAGTGCAATGAGAAAGGAAGTCGCGGCCATGCTGAAGGAAGGGCCATCCAACACCCCGGATGAAGCGTTGGCTATCAGGCTTGGCCATGCCGACCAGCGCGTGCGTCTGGACGCACAGTGGGAACTCGCGACGCGCAAGAAGTGGCAAATCTTGAAGGAGGTCGCGGCTTCGAAAAACGCACCTCAACTCGCCCGCATCCACGCCTTGTGGGGCCTGTCCCAAGGAGAGCAATTTGATGAGAAGCTGTTCTCCACACTGGCAGAAGATCAGGATCCTGAGCTTCGCGCGCAGGCGGCGAAGTGGGCGGGCGAGACCACGCAATCCCTCCCCTCCTCATTTACGGCACTGCTCGCGGACGATTCCGCGCGTGTCCGGTTTCAGGCAGCGATGGCGGTCGGAAAGTCAGGGGACAAGGCACATCTCGATCCGGTGATCGCCATGCTCGAGGCGAATGACAACAAGGACCCGTTCCTCCGTCACGCCGGCGCATTCGCCCTCAAGAGAAGCATCACGTCTGAATCCATCGCAACGGCGAGTGATCACCAGTCGCCCGCGGTGAGGCTTGCGGTCGTGGTCGCCGCCCGCGCGGCACTCTCCGACACATTCAGCGGCATTGATTTCAAGAAGCCGGACGAGGTCATGCATCAGGAAGCAAAAGCCGTGATCATGGCCGGATCCACAGTGCTTAATCACCTGCTCGAAGATACTGACTCCGCGGTGGTGTCGGAGGCGGCTTGGGCCCTGTACGACGTGCGCCCTCCGGCTGGATACTGTATTAATCTTGCGAAGCTGCTGGAGAAAAAACCTGCCGCCAGCGAACCGACTCTCCGCCGTTCCATCGCCGCCAACCGCCGCTCGGGAAGCCTGTTGCCGCTGGCCACGTTCGCGATGGACCCAGCCCAACCGGAGGCCCTTCGCATCGCTGCGCTGGAGGCACTGGCCAGTGCAAAGTCGGCTGAACCGCTCGACCTCGTCGATGGCCGCCATGCGCCTCTCGATCCACTCGACGTCTCTCCTGAACTCGCGTCGAAGCTCGCGAAAATCCTCTCGCCCCTCGCCGCCGAAGCGCGGCTTTCCTCCGCGGCAAATTCCGCGCTTGAAGCTCTCGGCGTGAAGCGGGATGCCGCCAGCCTGACCAAACGCGCACTCGATTCTTCGCTCGCCGCCGATCTCCGTATCGCGGCGCTTCGCCAATTGAAGGAAAGCGGTGACGCGAAGTGGTCCGACACCGCACTCGCCTTGTTGACGCAGGACTCCCCTGCCCTGCGGTCGGCTGCCGCAGGCCTGTTAGAGAAACAACACACCAAAGAGCTCGCCGGTTATCTGGAATCGAAAGGCCTCGGATCGACTGACACGTCCGAACGCCAGGCGGCGGTTCGCCTGTTAAGAACGAATAAGTCCGAAGCAACCCGCCGTCTCCTTGATGAAGAAGTGGCCCGCTTCACCCGCGGAGAATTCGACCCTTCAGCCCTGCTCGAACTGGATGAGGCCTATCGGGTTCATCACACCGAGGACCCCGACTTCATCCTGCGTTCGCTCGCCGAGCGCGGACCTCTCGGCAAGTGGAGCTACGCCCTTGCCGGGGGAAATACCGCGGCGGGTAAGAAGGTCTTCGAAGAAAACCTGAGCGCCAATTGCACCGCCTGCCACCGCATCGGCGAGCAGGGATCAAACGTCGGTCCGCCGCTCACGAAAATCGGAGAGAAGGACCGCAGCTACCTCCTCGAATCACTCGTCCATCCGCAGGCAAAGGTTGCCTCCGGCTACGGCATGATGAGCGCCACGAAGAAAGATGGCACCACGGTCGCGGGCGCTTTCGTCGAGGACAAGGACGGCAAGCTCGTCCTCGCCCAGGCCGACGGCACGAAGCTCGAGATCACCCTCGCTGACATCGCCGCGAAGACCGATCCGATCAGCACGATGCCACCCATGGACGCCATCCTCAAGCCGACGGAACTGCGCGACCTCGTCGAGTTCCTCGCCTCGCTCAAGTGA
- a CDS encoding HAD family hydrolase, with translation MTFLFDIGKVILDFHFEPSLAKLLPPGTENGPERLSVLLEKKDDFEGGRISLAEYVPWAIERLGSAVSDEDFVHAWRNIFTPNLAMWRVIESLAAGGHRLILFSNTNGIHCPWIFENYEIFRHFPEAVLSYEAGSIKPEPEIYHHAIATYGLKPQETRYIDDLPANIETGRTLGFRSWQYDLNDHAAFERWLAAEMMHG, from the coding sequence ATGACCTTCCTCTTCGACATCGGCAAAGTGATCCTCGATTTCCATTTCGAGCCCTCGCTTGCCAAGCTACTGCCGCCGGGCACTGAAAACGGTCCCGAGCGCTTGTCCGTTTTGCTGGAGAAGAAAGACGATTTCGAAGGCGGGCGCATTTCCTTGGCCGAGTATGTCCCTTGGGCCATCGAGCGGCTTGGTTCGGCAGTGAGCGACGAAGACTTCGTCCATGCCTGGCGGAACATCTTCACGCCGAATCTGGCAATGTGGCGGGTGATCGAAAGCCTCGCTGCGGGCGGCCACCGGCTGATCCTGTTTTCGAATACGAACGGCATCCACTGCCCGTGGATCTTCGAGAACTACGAGATCTTCCGGCACTTCCCGGAGGCGGTGCTCTCCTACGAGGCCGGATCGATCAAGCCGGAGCCGGAGATCTATCACCACGCGATCGCCACCTACGGGCTCAAGCCCCAGGAGACTCGCTACATCGACGACCTCCCCGCAAACATCGAGACCGGCAGGACGCTCGGATTCCGGTCGTGGCAGTATGATCTGAATGACCACGCCGCCTTCGAGCGATGGCTCGCGGCGGAGATGATGCACGGCTGA
- a CDS encoding MGDG synthase family glycosyltransferase: MPARILICTAAFGEGHNSAARNLALALEEAGAEARVTDPCLLGAPVSTRWLCNGYRFITTRFPGIWYRVYLRTADVDFSKQRMPLMRKPERKLGELVETWKPDAIVATYPLYPYFLERLLEGHPNPPKIFTVVTDSIEINAAWLKCPTAEWLVSDAHTRDTMIRGGLPAERVIDTGFPVNPAFSRLTPVAADDACEPFRVLFFTTSRRLQVRRFAKAVLEASPRTEVTIVLGKNVRHLWKKAKEVRDAFPGRVKIKGWTRKVPQLLNSHHVVIGKAGGATVHEAIAARCPMLVHHLVPGQEEGNLRLLESIGSGRLADSPESMRAAVTDLLADNAALWRAMKRRLSVHGRNAGAIASATHVLTRLAR; encoded by the coding sequence ATGCCTGCCCGGATTCTCATTTGCACTGCCGCCTTCGGAGAAGGTCACAACAGCGCCGCCCGCAATCTGGCGCTGGCGCTGGAGGAAGCGGGTGCCGAGGCGCGGGTCACCGATCCCTGCCTGCTCGGCGCGCCGGTCAGCACCCGCTGGCTGTGCAATGGCTACCGCTTCATCACCACCCGCTTCCCCGGCATCTGGTACCGGGTCTACCTGCGGACGGCCGACGTGGATTTCTCGAAGCAGCGCATGCCCTTGATGCGCAAGCCGGAACGCAAGCTCGGCGAACTCGTGGAAACGTGGAAGCCGGACGCGATCGTCGCCACCTACCCTCTCTACCCGTATTTCTTGGAGCGCCTGCTGGAGGGGCACCCGAATCCGCCGAAGATCTTCACCGTCGTCACCGACTCCATCGAGATCAATGCCGCGTGGCTGAAATGCCCCACCGCGGAGTGGCTGGTCTCGGACGCGCACACCCGCGACACGATGATCCGCGGGGGCCTGCCGGCCGAGCGGGTGATCGACACCGGCTTCCCGGTGAATCCCGCCTTCTCCCGGCTCACGCCGGTGGCGGCGGATGATGCCTGCGAGCCCTTCCGCGTGCTGTTTTTCACCACTTCGCGGCGGCTCCAGGTCCGGCGCTTCGCAAAGGCGGTGCTGGAAGCGTCGCCCCGCACGGAGGTCACCATCGTGCTGGGCAAGAACGTCCGCCACCTCTGGAAAAAGGCGAAGGAAGTCCGCGATGCCTTCCCCGGCCGTGTGAAGATCAAGGGCTGGACCCGCAAGGTGCCCCAGCTTCTCAACAGCCACCACGTCGTCATCGGCAAGGCCGGCGGTGCCACGGTCCACGAGGCCATCGCCGCCCGATGCCCGATGCTGGTGCACCATCTGGTGCCCGGCCAAGAGGAAGGAAACCTGCGCCTGCTGGAGTCCATCGGCTCCGGACGACTCGCGGATTCCCCGGAATCCATGCGCGCCGCCGTCACCGACCTCCTCGCCGACAATGCCGCCCTGTGGCGGGCGATGAAGCGCCGCCTGTCCGTCCACGGCCGGAATGCCGGTGCCATCGCCTCGGCGACGCATGTGCTCACGCGACTGGCACGATAG
- a CDS encoding ATP-binding cassette domain-containing protein — protein MTPLTLDVESVSVAYSNGHRALHDATFHLKGGTICALVGVNGSGKSTLFKSIMGFVHPDCGAVRINGRPVRVALRENLVAYVPQAEEVDWQFPVNVTDVTMMGRYGSMNFLRIPRATDKAAVEESLKRVSMWDFRERQIGELSGGQKKRVFLARALAQGARIILLDEPFTGVDVKTEEAIIALLRELREAGCIILVSTHNLGSVPEFCDQVVLINRTVLAYGDTHDVFTEQNLTKAFGGVLRQFHFEESTIQDHDGRAVRVLSDDERPLVFGKDGHLEYKDREGREHIVKQREEEEG, from the coding sequence ATGACTCCCCTCACCCTCGACGTGGAATCCGTGTCCGTGGCCTATTCCAATGGCCACCGGGCGCTCCATGATGCGACCTTTCACCTGAAGGGCGGCACCATCTGCGCCCTGGTGGGGGTCAATGGCAGCGGGAAATCAACGCTGTTCAAGAGCATCATGGGCTTCGTCCATCCGGATTGTGGCGCGGTCCGGATCAATGGCCGGCCGGTGCGCGTCGCCCTACGGGAAAATCTGGTCGCCTACGTCCCGCAGGCCGAGGAGGTCGATTGGCAATTCCCCGTGAATGTCACCGACGTGACGATGATGGGGCGCTATGGCTCGATGAATTTCCTCCGCATCCCTCGAGCCACCGACAAGGCCGCGGTGGAGGAAAGCCTGAAGCGGGTCTCCATGTGGGACTTCCGCGAACGGCAGATCGGCGAGCTCAGCGGAGGGCAAAAGAAGCGCGTCTTCCTCGCCCGCGCGCTTGCGCAGGGAGCGCGCATCATCCTGCTGGATGAGCCCTTCACCGGCGTGGATGTGAAGACCGAGGAGGCGATCATCGCGCTGCTCCGAGAACTGCGGGAAGCCGGGTGCATCATTCTCGTCTCCACCCACAATCTCGGCAGCGTGCCGGAATTCTGCGACCAGGTCGTGCTCATCAATCGCACCGTGCTCGCCTACGGGGATACGCATGACGTCTTCACCGAGCAGAACCTGACCAAGGCGTTCGGAGGGGTGCTCCGGCAATTCCACTTCGAGGAATCCACCATCCAGGACCACGACGGCCGCGCCGTCCGCGTCCTCTCCGACGACGAGCGCCCGCTGGTCTTTGGCAAGGACGGCCACCTCGAATACAAGGACCGCGAAGGCCGCGAACACATCGTCAAGCAGCGCGAGGAGGAAGAGGGATGA
- a CDS encoding sulfatase-like hydrolase/transferase translates to MTESTKQPGPERWQRWIAGTVGGTGLFLAYQYVASLKRLANTTGGMDSEFSKVAQSEHLSYLIGQNLWVLVGYLLLWLAAVFLVLPVVAVFRKRFPSSRRGSVALPALIVTLAIHGYFVVRLMHARPYFMNDDQFGHWYHRLLELPPESWRPWVNGALFGVLPWVALWVVAIWWLRRFGPRVRGGIVAVVAVLVVAVLFLNRDASPVQKVQIQGKQPPNVIIIASDSLRGDRIGYSGYRPARKDGPAAEGVSPHIDKWAKDAVRFERAYSPIGSTMESSISMFSSTWPHTHGVRHMFPQREQIEATQAKIDTMADVLSERGYDTVAIGDWCANYYNQIPLGFRDISVSSFDNFRIYVSQAVLLAHFVVPVYFDNPVGYKLFPQLGSFAQFVTPEVVTQRVEDKLAKQATTGRPFFWHVFYSCNHLPYRAATKYKQMFTDPAYRGANKDYVAFDINEFVSGTNMEDKLKALSEAEVRQIRGLYDGCTREFDDCFGRIMAALEKEGLADNTIVVMCADHGDDLYEPGVTLTHGLGFNGADHCSHIPLAITGPGISGKSLPEQVRTIDLAPTLLDFLGIEKPASWEGKSLAGWVDGTEQPKDLPFYGETSFPYILFRVPGVERPDISPMDEMTTIDRDYNYHFVLKPEWEQAVITSKQRCLRTRHWKVVATPTKAGDRHYGLFHLDSDPDCRSDIASGRPEVLEPMKAALDSWIDDHVETSIQAIFPNGEPQG, encoded by the coding sequence GTGACGGAATCGACAAAACAACCCGGCCCGGAGAGATGGCAGCGCTGGATCGCCGGCACGGTGGGAGGCACGGGCCTCTTCCTCGCCTATCAGTATGTGGCCTCGCTGAAACGACTGGCGAATACCACGGGCGGGATGGACAGCGAATTCAGCAAGGTCGCGCAGAGCGAGCACCTGAGCTATCTCATCGGACAAAATCTCTGGGTGCTGGTGGGGTATCTCCTGCTCTGGCTCGCCGCCGTTTTCCTGGTGCTGCCGGTGGTGGCTGTTTTCCGGAAGCGTTTCCCGTCCTCGCGGCGGGGTTCCGTGGCTCTCCCTGCGCTGATCGTCACGTTGGCGATCCATGGCTACTTCGTGGTGCGATTGATGCACGCGAGGCCGTATTTCATGAATGATGACCAGTTCGGCCACTGGTATCACCGCTTGCTGGAGCTGCCGCCGGAGTCGTGGCGGCCATGGGTGAATGGCGCGCTCTTCGGCGTCCTGCCGTGGGTGGCTCTGTGGGTCGTTGCCATCTGGTGGCTGCGGCGTTTCGGACCGCGGGTCCGTGGTGGCATCGTGGCCGTGGTGGCGGTTCTCGTGGTGGCGGTGCTGTTTCTGAACCGCGATGCCTCGCCGGTACAGAAGGTCCAGATCCAGGGGAAGCAGCCGCCGAATGTGATCATCATCGCGTCCGACTCGCTGCGTGGCGACCGTATCGGCTACTCCGGCTATCGTCCCGCGCGGAAGGACGGCCCGGCGGCAGAGGGCGTCTCGCCGCACATCGACAAGTGGGCGAAGGATGCCGTGCGCTTCGAGCGTGCCTACTCGCCGATCGGCTCCACGATGGAGTCATCGATCAGCATGTTTTCCTCCACCTGGCCGCACACCCATGGCGTGCGCCACATGTTCCCGCAGCGCGAGCAGATCGAGGCGACGCAGGCGAAGATCGATACGATGGCGGACGTGCTCTCCGAGCGTGGCTACGACACGGTGGCCATCGGCGACTGGTGCGCGAACTACTACAACCAGATCCCTCTCGGCTTCCGCGACATCTCGGTGTCCAGCTTCGACAACTTCCGCATCTACGTCAGCCAGGCCGTGCTGCTCGCGCACTTCGTGGTGCCGGTCTATTTTGACAATCCGGTCGGCTACAAGCTCTTCCCGCAGCTCGGCTCCTTCGCACAATTCGTGACGCCGGAGGTGGTGACGCAGCGGGTGGAGGACAAGCTGGCGAAGCAGGCGACCACGGGCAGGCCCTTCTTCTGGCACGTCTTCTACTCCTGCAACCACCTGCCGTATCGCGCCGCCACGAAGTACAAGCAGATGTTCACTGACCCTGCCTACCGGGGCGCGAACAAGGATTACGTGGCCTTCGACATCAATGAATTCGTCAGCGGGACGAACATGGAGGACAAGCTGAAGGCGCTCTCCGAGGCCGAGGTCCGCCAGATCCGCGGGCTCTACGATGGCTGTACACGGGAGTTCGACGATTGCTTCGGCCGCATCATGGCGGCGCTGGAGAAGGAAGGGTTGGCGGACAATACCATCGTGGTGATGTGCGCGGACCACGGGGACGATCTGTATGAGCCGGGTGTGACACTGACCCACGGGCTCGGCTTCAACGGTGCCGACCACTGCTCGCATATCCCGCTCGCGATCACGGGGCCGGGCATCTCCGGGAAATCGCTGCCGGAACAAGTCCGCACCATCGATCTCGCGCCGACGCTGCTCGACTTCCTCGGGATTGAGAAGCCGGCCTCGTGGGAAGGCAAGAGCCTCGCCGGATGGGTGGATGGCACGGAGCAGCCGAAGGATCTGCCCTTCTACGGCGAGACCAGCTTTCCCTACATCCTCTTCCGCGTTCCCGGCGTCGAGCGACCGGACATCTCGCCGATGGACGAGATGACGACCATCGACCGCGACTACAACTACCACTTCGTCCTGAAGCCCGAGTGGGAGCAGGCAGTGATCACCTCAAAGCAACGCTGCCTGCGCACCCGCCACTGGAAGGTGGTCGCGACGCCAACCAAGGCTGGCGACCGTCACTACGGGCTCTTCCACCTGGACTCGGATCCCGACTGCCGCAGCGACATCGCGAGCGGGCGCCCGGAGGTGCTGGAACCGATGAAGGCGGCGCTGGATTCATGGATCGATGATCACGTCGAGACCTCGATCCAGGCGATCTTCCCAAATGGCGAGCCGCAGGGCTGA
- a CDS encoding metal ABC transporter permease yields the protein MISDLLIPLQYDYMLRAIWVSTLIGGVCGFLSSFVTMKGWSLMGDALSHAVVPGVALAYLFGLPFALGAFVAGLLAAGTMAFVKTQSRLREDATMGIVFTTYFALGLLLISIFPAGVDRKTIIFGNILGISDSDILQVVAISVVALVVLGLKWRDLMLFCFDPNQARTLGLPVRRLHLLLLALLSAVTVAALQAVGAVLVVAMLITPGATAFLLTDRFGRMLWISSLLGAVTSMTGAYSSYYVNGSTGGCIVTLQTLVFLVAFIFAPKHGMLAAKRRARQTAQLDGPV from the coding sequence ATGATCTCCGATCTCCTCATACCCCTTCAGTATGACTACATGCTGCGTGCGATCTGGGTCAGCACCTTGATTGGCGGGGTTTGCGGTTTCCTGTCGTCCTTCGTCACGATGAAGGGTTGGTCGCTGATGGGTGACGCGCTTTCGCACGCGGTGGTCCCGGGGGTGGCGCTGGCCTATCTCTTCGGCCTGCCTTTCGCGCTCGGGGCATTCGTGGCGGGGCTGCTGGCGGCGGGCACCATGGCTTTCGTGAAAACCCAGAGCCGCCTCCGCGAGGACGCGACGATGGGCATCGTCTTCACCACCTACTTCGCCCTCGGTCTGCTGCTCATCTCCATTTTCCCCGCGGGGGTGGACCGCAAGACAATCATCTTTGGCAATATCCTGGGGATCTCCGACTCGGATATCCTTCAGGTGGTCGCGATCAGCGTCGTGGCGCTCGTGGTGCTGGGGCTGAAGTGGCGCGACCTGATGCTCTTCTGCTTCGATCCGAATCAGGCGCGCACGCTCGGGCTGCCGGTGCGGCGATTGCACCTGCTGCTGCTGGCCCTGCTCTCGGCCGTTACCGTCGCCGCGCTACAGGCGGTCGGCGCGGTGCTGGTGGTGGCCATGCTCATCACGCCCGGTGCCACGGCCTTCCTCCTCACGGACCGCTTCGGGAGGATGCTCTGGATCTCGTCCCTTTTGGGTGCCGTCACCTCGATGACCGGCGCCTACTCGAGCTACTACGTCAATGGCTCCACCGGCGGGTGCATCGTCACCCTCCAGACGCTGGTTTTCCTCGTCGCCTTCATCTTTGCCCCGAAACACGGCATGCTCGCGGCCAAGCGCCGCGCCCGCCAAACCGCCCAACTCGATGGACCTGTTTGA
- a CDS encoding metal ABC transporter substrate-binding protein, which translates to MGAALFAGCSSPKSSDSTGKKKVVTSFTIIADMAREVAGDAAEVESITKPGSEIHGYEPTPKDIVKAQTADLVLWNGMNLELWFEKFFENVKDVPSAVVTEGIEPMGISEGPYTGKPNPHAWMSPANAVIYVENIRKALVQMDPANEAIYNTNAAAYVEKIKALDEPVRQKLASIPEEQRWLVSSEGAFSYLCANYGLKQLYLWPINADAQGTPQQVQKVIDSVRENKIPVIFSESTVSDKPARQVSKETGARYGGVLYVDSLTDESGPAPSYLKLLEANSETIVKGFQQ; encoded by the coding sequence ATGGGGGCGGCCCTTTTCGCCGGCTGCAGTTCCCCGAAGTCGTCCGACTCGACCGGCAAGAAGAAGGTCGTCACCAGCTTCACCATCATCGCCGACATGGCCCGCGAGGTCGCCGGCGATGCCGCGGAGGTGGAATCCATCACGAAACCCGGATCCGAGATCCACGGCTACGAGCCGACTCCGAAGGACATCGTAAAGGCCCAGACCGCTGACCTCGTGCTGTGGAATGGCATGAATCTCGAGCTGTGGTTCGAGAAGTTCTTCGAGAACGTGAAGGACGTGCCAAGCGCCGTGGTCACCGAGGGCATCGAGCCCATGGGTATCAGCGAGGGCCCCTACACCGGGAAGCCGAATCCGCATGCATGGATGTCCCCGGCCAATGCTGTAATTTACGTGGAAAACATCCGCAAGGCATTGGTGCAGATGGACCCCGCCAACGAGGCGATCTATAACACGAACGCCGCTGCCTATGTGGAGAAGATCAAGGCCTTGGACGAACCGGTGCGCCAAAAGCTCGCCAGCATTCCGGAGGAGCAGCGCTGGCTGGTCAGCAGCGAGGGAGCATTCTCCTACCTCTGCGCGAATTACGGGCTGAAGCAGCTCTACCTCTGGCCGATCAATGCCGACGCGCAGGGCACCCCGCAGCAGGTGCAGAAGGTCATCGACAGCGTCCGCGAGAACAAGATCCCGGTGATCTTCTCCGAGAGCACCGTCAGCGACAAGCCCGCCCGGCAGGTCAGCAAGGAAACCGGCGCGCGCTACGGCGGCGTGCTCTATGTCGACTCGCTGACCGATGAGTCCGGGCCCGCGCCCAGCTACCTGAAGCTGCTGGAAGCGAATTCCGAGACCATCGTGAAGGGCTTCCAGCAATGA